A single region of the Gracilibacillus caseinilyticus genome encodes:
- a CDS encoding ABC transporter substrate-binding protein, whose protein sequence is MKNSKFFAKMASAVALSSMILAGCSSDDSNSENGESASGDKIQIDIFQGKVEFKEQFEDLVALYEEENPNVEINVETVGGGTDYGPVLKSAFSSGDAPNIFNVTGPQDVIDYKEYLTDLSDTEAAGAALDGTLTTVTDGEQILGLPFNQEGYGLIYNKTVFEKAGINPDEIMSMEDLEAAVQTIDQQKEELGLEAVFALPAKEAWVLGDHLANTYLAPEFNHDVMEAFQADTVTFEKGDEMKQFVDLQFDYSIQPVLSLDYSQQVEEYFSLQKVAMIQQGNWIFPSVEQMDPEFAQNIGVLPIPVEGYEGSIPVGVPNYWAVNNEFDEEVVQASKDFLDWMYTSETGKEAVLNDFKFIPAYEGYDTSKISDPLSQEIYEYASNGNTIGWIFSGYPSNPWGTGVIGPDIQKYLAGEMSWEEVEADAIAKWEEERQ, encoded by the coding sequence ATGAAAAATAGCAAATTCTTTGCAAAAATGGCCAGTGCCGTAGCACTATCCAGTATGATTTTAGCAGGCTGTTCATCCGACGATTCCAACAGTGAAAATGGTGAATCCGCTTCTGGCGATAAGATTCAGATTGATATTTTTCAAGGAAAAGTAGAATTCAAAGAACAATTCGAAGATCTTGTTGCACTGTATGAAGAAGAAAATCCAAATGTCGAAATTAATGTCGAAACAGTTGGTGGCGGTACCGATTATGGACCTGTCTTGAAATCCGCATTCTCCTCTGGTGACGCACCCAATATTTTTAACGTTACTGGACCACAGGATGTAATCGATTACAAAGAATATTTAACAGATTTATCTGATACCGAAGCTGCCGGCGCAGCATTAGACGGCACGCTGACTACTGTGACAGATGGTGAGCAGATTCTCGGGCTTCCGTTCAACCAGGAAGGATATGGACTTATTTATAACAAAACAGTATTCGAAAAAGCTGGCATTAACCCAGATGAAATAATGTCAATGGAAGATCTCGAAGCTGCTGTCCAAACAATTGATCAGCAAAAAGAAGAACTTGGGCTGGAAGCCGTCTTTGCCCTCCCTGCCAAAGAAGCATGGGTACTAGGAGATCACTTGGCAAATACCTATTTAGCACCAGAATTTAATCACGATGTCATGGAAGCGTTTCAAGCTGATACCGTAACGTTTGAAAAAGGCGACGAGATGAAACAATTTGTAGATTTACAATTTGATTATTCGATCCAGCCTGTACTAAGCCTTGACTATTCACAACAAGTAGAAGAGTATTTCTCCTTACAAAAAGTGGCCATGATTCAGCAAGGGAACTGGATCTTCCCTTCTGTTGAACAAATGGATCCGGAATTCGCCCAAAACATTGGTGTCCTTCCGATTCCAGTAGAAGGATATGAAGGCAGCATCCCTGTAGGTGTTCCTAACTATTGGGCAGTGAACAATGAATTCGATGAAGAAGTCGTGCAAGCATCAAAAGACTTTTTGGACTGGATGTATACATCTGAAACAGGTAAAGAAGCGGTATTAAATGATTTTAAATTTATCCCGGCATATGAAGGATATGATACATCGAAAATATCTGACCCATTATCGCAGGAAATCTATGAATATGCATCAAACGGGAATACGATTGGCTGGATTTTCTCCGGGTATCCTAGCAATCCATGGGGCACTGGCGTTATCGGACCGGACATTCAGAAATATTTAGCTGGCGAAATGAGCTGGGAAGAAGTAGAAGCTGACGCCATTGCGAAGTGGGAAGAAGAAAGACAGTAA
- a CDS encoding SGNH hydrolase domain-containing protein, with the protein MSESIPWENTDNIPGNVYFANLSDQFCDDDTCYPVIGNVVVYKDQHHLTALYAKSMTDVLEEHIKEALDGI; encoded by the coding sequence TTGTCAGAATCAATACCATGGGAAAATACAGACAATATACCAGGTAACGTGTATTTTGCTAATTTATCGGACCAGTTTTGTGACGATGATACGTGTTACCCAGTGATTGGTAATGTCGTCGTGTACAAAGATCAGCATCATCTTACGGCGCTTTATGCAAAAAGTATGACGGATGTATTAGAAGAACACATAAAAGAAGCATTAGATGGAATTTAA
- a CDS encoding carbohydrate ABC transporter permease, with protein MNRYTLEKTVPYIVLSMIGALFLLPLLWVIFASFDANAKQALSMPSLFTLRNFSAILSDPTNIRAFIIGLFLSLGQATLVVIVGVLAAYPLSRYALKYKKPFMFTILFMTSLPITAVMVPVYQLFMFLNLQDSLVATMLFLTASGLPYGIWMLKNFMDAVPLELEESAWVDGASIWTCLRKVVAPLMIPGICTVAIFTFSMSWGNFFVPYILIQSPDKFPASVTIYQFFGTYGMVEYGKLAAFSVIYTMPAVILYLFSQKFMSKGFSFGGATKG; from the coding sequence ATGAACCGATATACATTAGAAAAAACCGTTCCTTATATCGTCTTATCAATGATAGGCGCTTTATTCCTTTTGCCATTATTATGGGTGATTTTTGCTTCTTTTGATGCCAATGCGAAGCAAGCGCTATCGATGCCATCGTTGTTTACACTGCGTAATTTTTCCGCCATTTTGTCAGATCCAACGAATATTCGAGCCTTTATCATCGGTTTGTTTTTATCACTCGGGCAAGCAACACTCGTGGTAATCGTCGGTGTACTTGCAGCTTATCCACTGTCACGATATGCTTTAAAGTATAAAAAGCCATTTATGTTTACCATTCTATTCATGACGTCTTTACCAATCACAGCAGTAATGGTACCAGTCTATCAGTTGTTTATGTTCTTAAACTTGCAAGATTCGTTAGTAGCCACTATGTTATTCTTAACAGCATCTGGTCTACCTTATGGCATTTGGATGTTAAAAAACTTTATGGATGCCGTTCCTCTCGAATTAGAAGAATCAGCGTGGGTAGATGGTGCATCGATTTGGACTTGTTTACGAAAAGTAGTAGCACCACTAATGATACCCGGCATATGTACAGTCGCGATTTTCACTTTTTCAATGAGTTGGGGAAACTTTTTTGTCCCATACATTCTCATTCAGTCACCAGATAAATTCCCCGCTTCCGTCACCATCTATCAATTCTTTGGCACATACGGGATGGTCGAATACGGAAAATTAGCAGCATTCTCAGTCATTTATACGATGCCTGCTGTCATTCTTTATTTATTCTCACAGAAGTTTATGTCAAAAGGGTTCAGTTTCGGTGGAGCAACCAAGGGGTAG
- a CDS encoding extracellular solute-binding protein, whose protein sequence is MKKWILSGFCMLFLIFLSACSNNEPSSSDSTNEKDSEKTEKSEISITFRTGGGTNQGLINWLNDTVIPKFNEEHPDVTVNLVPLEVSEGDYFAKVSLLLQSEDSAPDIVTEDTFMVNSDASAGYLEPLDDRIEAWEGWGEITDTVKKGVTAEDGSIYGVPYNTDTRGLWYNKELLKEAGITIPWEPANWEDVLNAAIAVKETFGDEVVPLWMNSGKATGEATSMQTFEMLLYGTDDPLYDFDEEKWIVKSDGLLSAFQFIDNVYESELGPNLSQVLNGQGSSIAYQELMPNNKLAIGLDGMWQTGNWHENGPAPWPEFEETLGYAAMPTENGQEPGSTSMSGGWALSIPAKSDNKDMAWAFIKMASTPEMNLDLQLNDRNITPFQSASEDSAYQELPFFEEATSFVETTNFRPAVDKYPNVSTVIQTLVEQVVTDAITPEQAVEQYQKQVTDIVGADKTIER, encoded by the coding sequence ATGAAAAAATGGATACTATCTGGTTTTTGTATGCTATTCCTCATCTTCCTATCGGCCTGTTCCAATAATGAACCTTCTTCTTCAGACTCCACCAATGAGAAAGACTCAGAAAAGACGGAAAAAAGTGAAATCAGCATCACGTTCCGAACTGGTGGGGGGACCAATCAAGGGTTAATTAATTGGTTAAACGATACGGTTATACCTAAATTTAACGAAGAACATCCAGATGTCACCGTGAACCTGGTTCCATTAGAAGTTAGTGAAGGAGATTATTTTGCTAAGGTTTCACTACTTCTGCAATCGGAAGATTCCGCTCCAGATATCGTGACAGAAGATACATTTATGGTGAATTCGGATGCAAGCGCTGGGTACCTCGAACCGCTTGATGACCGGATTGAAGCGTGGGAAGGCTGGGGAGAGATTACCGATACCGTAAAAAAAGGGGTAACAGCAGAAGATGGAAGTATCTACGGTGTTCCATACAACACGGACACAAGAGGCCTTTGGTATAACAAAGAGTTGCTGAAAGAAGCCGGTATCACCATTCCATGGGAGCCAGCAAATTGGGAAGATGTTCTAAATGCGGCAATCGCAGTAAAAGAGACATTCGGTGATGAGGTTGTTCCTTTATGGATGAACTCAGGTAAAGCTACAGGAGAAGCTACTTCCATGCAAACATTTGAAATGCTTTTATATGGAACAGATGACCCGCTATATGATTTCGATGAAGAAAAATGGATCGTCAAAAGTGATGGCTTATTAAGTGCGTTTCAATTCATCGACAACGTCTATGAAAGTGAATTAGGTCCTAATCTATCGCAAGTCTTAAATGGCCAAGGCAGTTCGATTGCTTATCAGGAGTTAATGCCGAATAACAAATTGGCCATTGGCTTGGATGGTATGTGGCAAACAGGTAACTGGCATGAAAACGGACCGGCACCTTGGCCAGAATTTGAAGAAACATTAGGTTACGCCGCAATGCCAACAGAAAACGGGCAAGAACCTGGATCCACCTCGATGTCCGGCGGTTGGGCATTATCCATCCCAGCCAAATCAGATAACAAGGATATGGCATGGGCGTTTATCAAAATGGCATCCACTCCAGAAATGAATCTTGATTTACAATTAAACGATCGCAACATCACACCATTTCAATCTGCCAGTGAAGATTCAGCATATCAGGAGTTGCCATTTTTTGAAGAAGCAACGTCATTCGTAGAAACAACTAACTTCCGTCCGGCTGTCGATAAATATCCGAATGTCTCCACCGTTATTCAGACCCTTGTGGAGCAAGTGGTAACAGATGCAATCACGCCGGAACAAGCTGTAGAACAATACCAAAAACAAGTAACCGACATTGTCGGCGCAGATAAAACGATCGAAAGATAA
- a CDS encoding carbohydrate ABC transporter permease produces the protein MNSSSRTLTIRSIFFLLPSWFLLLIFFIGPILLTFYFSFTNLALTGAQAQQMQFVGFDNFVTMFQDANFRISVVKTILFLLLSAIIGQQLLGFLLAFLMKEKNTTFRRIIGIIVIAGWVTPEIVVAFCWVAFLNDNGTLNAIIHALGMDGVTWLYTFPLISVCIANIWHGTAFSMLVFQASLDDVPKSIEEAAKMDGASKLQILFRLIVPIVKGSIVTNMILVTLQTLGVFTLIYAMTGGGPGTATQTLPIFMYNQAFVNYQLGYGTAISLVLLLIGVVASLFYIRSMKVQV, from the coding sequence ATGAATAGTAGTTCTAGAACGCTTACCATCCGATCGATTTTCTTTCTATTACCCTCATGGTTCCTGTTATTAATCTTTTTTATTGGACCGATTCTTTTAACATTCTATTTTTCTTTCACCAACCTGGCGCTTACTGGTGCACAGGCACAACAGATGCAATTTGTCGGTTTTGACAATTTTGTCACCATGTTTCAGGATGCTAACTTTCGAATCAGTGTGGTAAAAACGATTCTCTTCTTGTTGCTCTCTGCTATCATCGGTCAGCAGCTATTAGGTTTTTTACTAGCTTTTTTGATGAAAGAAAAGAACACAACCTTCCGAAGAATCATTGGCATTATCGTAATTGCCGGCTGGGTGACCCCTGAAATCGTCGTGGCATTCTGCTGGGTAGCCTTCCTCAATGATAACGGCACATTAAACGCCATCATCCATGCGTTGGGAATGGACGGGGTCACATGGCTGTACACATTTCCACTGATTAGCGTCTGTATCGCAAATATTTGGCATGGGACTGCTTTTTCTATGCTGGTCTTTCAAGCTTCCTTGGATGATGTACCAAAAAGTATCGAAGAAGCAGCAAAAATGGACGGCGCATCGAAATTGCAAATTTTGTTCCGTCTAATTGTACCGATTGTCAAAGGATCGATTGTAACGAACATGATCCTCGTTACCTTACAGACGTTAGGTGTCTTCACCTTAATCTATGCCATGACCGGGGGTGGTCCTGGTACTGCGACACAAACCTTACCAATCTTTATGTATAACCAGGCATTTGTCAACTATCAGCTCGGTTATGGAACAGCTATCTCACTGGTTCTTTTACTGATCGGGGTTGTAGCTAGTCTTTTCTATATCCGTTCCATGAAGGTGCAAGTGTAG
- a CDS encoding GntR family transcriptional regulator, producing the protein MTSLYEQMYQSLKADITDGKFQVGDRIPSETSLAEQFQVSRITSKKALEKLMNEGLVYRQRGRGTFVSEMKQPTQDVVKSRFLQPTFGLIMTSLDASFGNELVSSLIEKTKNNASVIVRVSSGSPENESKIIEELLDIGVHGISIVPAHSEHYSQEILKLVVNQFPLVLLDRSIKGIGVNSVSTNNQAAAQEGVHYLMKLGHEHIAVLMPSNYKTTSIEDRINGIVHAYAENNLMVNRDLWFSNIQSTLPQPASTRSEDVQRIKQHLQDHPDITAIFALEYNIAILSKKAIAELNLRVPEDIAIMCFDSTPFNDMEYNFTHIKQNETELGKQTILRLIEMYNGNNEIRKEYVPATLVKGSTT; encoded by the coding sequence ATGACGTCCTTATATGAACAAATGTACCAATCCTTAAAAGCAGATATAACTGATGGCAAGTTTCAAGTAGGTGACCGTATTCCTTCAGAAACCAGTCTAGCAGAACAATTTCAAGTGAGCAGAATAACTAGTAAAAAAGCATTGGAAAAACTGATGAACGAAGGTCTCGTCTACCGGCAGCGTGGTAGAGGAACCTTCGTCTCTGAGATGAAACAGCCTACGCAAGATGTAGTAAAATCAAGGTTCCTTCAACCAACTTTTGGATTGATCATGACCAGTCTTGATGCTAGTTTTGGAAACGAATTAGTCAGTTCTCTCATTGAAAAAACAAAAAACAATGCATCTGTCATTGTCAGAGTCTCCTCTGGCAGTCCGGAAAATGAATCCAAAATAATAGAAGAATTATTAGATATAGGCGTTCATGGCATATCGATTGTTCCCGCTCACTCTGAGCATTACAGTCAGGAGATTTTAAAATTAGTAGTCAATCAATTCCCTTTAGTATTACTAGATCGCTCCATTAAAGGAATTGGCGTTAACTCTGTCTCTACGAATAATCAAGCAGCTGCACAAGAAGGTGTTCACTACTTAATGAAATTAGGTCATGAGCACATTGCCGTACTGATGCCTTCCAATTATAAAACCACCTCCATTGAAGATCGGATCAACGGCATTGTGCACGCATATGCAGAAAATAATTTGATGGTAAATCGTGACTTATGGTTTTCTAATATACAGAGCACTTTACCACAGCCCGCCAGCACGAGAAGCGAAGATGTACAACGAATAAAACAACATCTCCAAGACCACCCTGACATTACAGCTATTTTCGCCTTGGAATACAATATTGCCATTCTATCAAAAAAGGCAATAGCAGAACTAAACTTACGTGTCCCGGAGGACATTGCCATTATGTGCTTCGATAGTACGCCATTTAATGATATGGAGTATAATTTTACACACATTAAACAAAATGAAACAGAACTAGGTAAACAAACCATTCTGCGATTGATAGAAATGTACAATGGGAATAATGAAATCCGCAAAGAATATGTACCAGCAACACTGGTAAAAGGTAGCACGACGTGA
- a CDS encoding alpha-mannosidase, with the protein MFWTVEKLEKQITELASYRYRNVKPITSFSSLLDEQGEIAAQPPRNGDWLPMSIGDRWEGRDKYLWLQTEMELPEEWQQSTIVGVFDFGKTGGGHNSGFESLLYLNGKAYQGVDTNHQEVFVDSTLAGTTISLCFRLWSGLEGGGAPTIQEHQLRTAFLAQLDTAIDDLYFTAKATIETINYLDKNQPERMELVKLLDQSFHAIDWANPGDEAFYQSCDQALSLLKNNLHHLPNHYPVTVNAIGHTHIDVAWLWRLKHTREKAARSFSTVLRLMERYPDYIFLQTQPQLYEYIKNDYPDIYEQMKERIKEGRWEPEGGMWLEADCNLISGESMVRQLLYGKQFFQKEFDKDCEYLWLPDVFGYSWALPQILVKSGINTFMTTKISWSQYNKMPHDTFKWRGIDGTEILTHFITTPEDEHWFYTYNGKITPRTVKGIWESYRDKKANNELILSYGYGDGGGGVNREMLEMIERYDQMPGLPNIKTGRADQYFRRLHETIEQTDQYVHTWDGELYLEYHRGTYTSQAYNKRMNRKMELLLRDAEWLQVLHSVIHQNWDNYPQDKLYDSWKIVLRNQFHDIIPGSSIREVYEDSQLEYEEAHQLASSAYDQASKTLVTDKESNHYTIFNSGSFTRSELVEINEAADMLQWYDDKDRPLQAQRTKDGKWVVHVNNIPALGTSTIHYQLRNVTNNSAFSYAETGITTPFLAISWNEQGQLTSILDIRSYKQLLAQQSNGNVLQVFEDKPMQYDAWDIDIYYQQKMKEISNCTSISLVEQGPVRAVVQFQWQYANSTITQEMIVYPDNPRIDFATFVDWHERQQLLKVAFPVDIRATEATYDIQFGNVKRPTHWNTSWDLARFETVGHQWADLSETGYGISLLNDCKYGYDIKDNIMRLTLIKSAIAPDIEQDQGSHYFTYSMYPHNGDWRAGRTVQEAWSLNNPLQAEKGKFSPPSIVSIDADNVMVDAIKKAEDHNKAILRLHEYTGARTNIHIESPFAIKSWQECNLMEEAIGDKHSSSAPCQFEIKPYEIKAFMIEFES; encoded by the coding sequence ATGTTTTGGACGGTGGAAAAGTTAGAAAAGCAAATAACAGAATTAGCATCTTATCGATATCGCAACGTGAAACCTATTACTTCATTTAGCAGTTTGCTAGACGAACAGGGAGAAATCGCTGCCCAACCGCCTCGAAACGGGGATTGGTTGCCGATGAGCATCGGTGACAGATGGGAAGGAAGAGACAAATATCTTTGGCTCCAGACGGAAATGGAGCTGCCGGAAGAATGGCAGCAATCTACCATTGTTGGCGTATTTGATTTTGGGAAAACCGGGGGCGGACATAACTCAGGCTTTGAATCCTTACTGTACTTGAATGGTAAAGCCTATCAGGGAGTAGATACCAATCACCAGGAGGTTTTCGTCGATTCAACTCTAGCAGGTACTACGATTTCCCTTTGTTTCCGATTGTGGTCCGGACTAGAAGGTGGCGGTGCCCCAACCATTCAGGAACATCAACTCCGAACTGCCTTTTTGGCACAACTCGACACAGCTATCGACGACCTCTATTTCACAGCAAAAGCTACCATTGAGACCATTAACTATTTGGATAAAAATCAGCCAGAAAGAATGGAACTAGTAAAGCTATTAGACCAATCCTTCCATGCAATCGATTGGGCAAATCCTGGTGATGAGGCCTTTTATCAATCTTGCGACCAAGCATTAAGCCTATTGAAAAATAATCTCCATCACCTGCCAAACCATTATCCGGTGACCGTCAACGCCATCGGCCATACACACATTGATGTAGCATGGTTATGGCGATTAAAGCATACCAGGGAAAAAGCTGCGCGCTCTTTTTCAACGGTTCTAAGGCTCATGGAAAGATATCCGGATTATATTTTTCTACAAACACAACCACAATTATATGAGTATATAAAAAACGATTATCCAGACATATATGAACAAATGAAAGAGCGAATTAAAGAAGGACGTTGGGAACCGGAAGGAGGAATGTGGCTAGAAGCAGATTGCAACCTCATATCAGGTGAGTCGATGGTACGGCAATTATTGTACGGTAAGCAATTTTTCCAGAAAGAATTTGATAAAGACTGTGAATACTTATGGCTGCCGGATGTATTCGGCTATAGCTGGGCTTTGCCACAAATACTTGTTAAATCTGGCATTAACACCTTTATGACGACGAAAATCAGCTGGAGTCAGTATAACAAAATGCCGCACGATACCTTCAAGTGGCGCGGAATAGATGGAACGGAAATTCTGACACATTTTATTACAACACCAGAAGATGAACATTGGTTTTATACGTATAATGGCAAGATCACACCGAGAACGGTCAAAGGGATCTGGGAATCTTACCGTGATAAAAAAGCGAACAATGAATTGATTCTATCTTACGGCTACGGAGATGGTGGTGGCGGAGTAAATCGCGAAATGCTTGAAATGATCGAACGATACGATCAAATGCCTGGCCTGCCAAACATAAAAACAGGAAGAGCCGATCAGTACTTCCGGAGACTGCACGAAACGATCGAGCAAACAGACCAATATGTACACACATGGGACGGAGAATTATATTTAGAATACCATCGTGGCACCTATACAAGTCAAGCCTATAACAAAAGAATGAATCGAAAAATGGAACTGTTACTTCGCGACGCTGAGTGGCTTCAAGTCCTTCATTCGGTTATTCATCAAAACTGGGATAATTATCCACAAGATAAACTTTATGATTCTTGGAAAATTGTCTTACGAAACCAATTTCATGATATTATTCCCGGATCATCTATAAGGGAAGTATATGAAGATAGTCAGCTGGAATACGAGGAAGCACATCAATTAGCCAGTTCTGCTTACGATCAGGCCTCAAAGACATTAGTAACGGACAAAGAATCGAATCACTATACCATTTTTAACTCTGGGTCATTTACTCGAAGCGAACTTGTCGAAATTAATGAAGCTGCTGATATGCTGCAATGGTACGATGATAAAGATCGTCCATTACAAGCACAACGAACAAAGGACGGGAAATGGGTTGTTCATGTAAACAATATCCCGGCACTTGGCACATCTACCATCCACTATCAATTGAGAAATGTTACAAATAACAGCGCTTTTTCCTATGCAGAAACCGGGATTACCACCCCATTCCTGGCTATTTCATGGAATGAACAAGGCCAACTCACAAGTATTCTGGATATTCGATCCTATAAGCAACTATTAGCACAGCAATCAAATGGTAACGTCTTGCAAGTGTTCGAAGACAAACCAATGCAATATGATGCATGGGACATTGATATCTATTACCAGCAAAAGATGAAAGAAATCAGTAACTGTACCTCCATCTCCTTAGTGGAGCAAGGACCTGTTCGAGCAGTCGTTCAATTCCAATGGCAATATGCAAATTCCACGATCACCCAAGAGATGATCGTCTATCCTGACAACCCGAGAATCGATTTTGCCACATTCGTCGATTGGCATGAACGGCAGCAACTGTTGAAAGTAGCATTCCCTGTAGATATTCGTGCAACAGAAGCCACCTATGATATTCAATTCGGTAATGTAAAAAGACCGACGCATTGGAATACGAGCTGGGATCTCGCCCGCTTTGAAACAGTTGGCCATCAATGGGCAGATTTATCTGAAACAGGATACGGCATCAGTCTCTTGAATGATTGTAAGTACGGCTATGACATCAAGGATAACATCATGCGGTTAACTTTAATCAAATCGGCGATTGCACCAGACATCGAGCAAGACCAAGGCTCACACTATTTCACTTACTCCATGTATCCACATAATGGAGATTGGCGAGCTGGAAGGACGGTACAGGAAGCCTGGTCATTAAATAATCCTTTACAAGCCGAGAAAGGAAAGTTCTCTCCACCTTCTATCGTATCGATTGATGCAGACAATGTCATGGTTGATGCGATTAAAAAGGCAGAAGATCATAATAAAGCGATCCTCCGCCTTCACGAATATACAGGGGCAAGAACCAATATACACATAGAGAGTCCGTTCGCGATCAAATCGTGGCAAGAATGCAACCTGATGGAAGAAGCAATCGGTGATAAGCATTCATCAAGTGCACCTTGTCAATTCGAGATAAAACCATATGAAATTAAAGCATTTATGATCGAATTTGAATCATAG